One segment of Pontibacter akesuensis DNA contains the following:
- a CDS encoding carboxypeptidase-like regulatory domain-containing protein, with amino-acid sequence MENSGATQQGQLPAQGQQKQAQEQQAPIAQGIRGRVVMESGNQMPSPNAPKSSGKRGAQRTLYIYELTKGTQTNTLEGVFHTNIQTNLVTQVVTDANGNFAVGLAPGKYSLFSKEEKGLYANLFDGENNIFPVEVQQGQVTTVEFLINYNASY; translated from the coding sequence ATGGAAAATTCCGGAGCAACACAGCAGGGGCAACTGCCCGCACAGGGACAGCAAAAGCAGGCACAGGAGCAGCAAGCCCCTATTGCACAAGGTATACGTGGTCGCGTGGTGATGGAGTCAGGTAACCAGATGCCCTCGCCCAACGCGCCCAAGAGTTCAGGTAAACGCGGTGCACAACGCACACTTTACATCTACGAGCTTACCAAAGGCACCCAGACCAATACGCTGGAGGGTGTTTTTCACACCAACATTCAAACTAATTTAGTGACTCAGGTTGTTACAGATGCTAATGGCAATTTTGCGGTTGGCCTGGCACCCGGCAAGTATAGCCTTTTCTCGAAAGAGGAGAAGGGCCTGTATGCCAACCTTTTCGACGGGGAGAACAATATTTTTCCGGTAGAGGTGCAGCAGGGGCAGGTGACAACTGTGGAGTTTCTGATCAATTACAATGCTAGCTATTAA
- the rpmB gene encoding 50S ribosomal protein L28: MARVCDLTGKRPRVGNNVSHANNKTKRRFNPNLQKKRFYIPEEDAWITLKVSTSALRTINKNGISAVLKKAVAQGYIMY, translated from the coding sequence ATGGCACGAGTTTGCGACTTAACAGGTAAGAGACCACGCGTAGGTAACAACGTATCGCACGCTAACAACAAGACGAAGCGTAGGTTCAATCCAAACCTTCAGAAGAAGCGTTTTTACATCCCGGAAGAGGATGCATGGATAACATTGAAAGTTTCTACGTCTGCACTTAGAACAATCAACAAGAACGGTATTTCTGCCGTGTTGAAGAAAGCAGTAGCGCAAGGGTACATCATGTACTAG
- a CDS encoding DUF748 domain-containing protein has translation MYFKKPYKIILAVVVVLVIFRIALPYLVKDYVNKVLDELPGYTGHVNDIDLHLYRGAYTIKGLVLVEEKGNPKYPFLHIAQTDLSLEWKSLFKGEIVGEVIMERPVMNIVETPAAQSAAREPTQEDWTQVVTDLMPITINRYVIHNGRLAYLDFSASPDVKLHIDNMQLVALNLANVENETTALPSTIHVTGKSVGGGTLKSDMRANLLKEMPDLDVNMQLTQVDVTSLNSFIKANAGFDVEQGKLDMYSKVRLTDGQLNGYMKPFLENIKVLSWKKDKKEDGFLHAAKEAVIGLFAEAVENQEKDQIATQVPISGNINNPDTDNWRTFVNVLRHAFVDAFNKSLENEASRGNKKQEKKD, from the coding sequence ATGTACTTTAAGAAGCCCTATAAAATCATTCTTGCTGTGGTGGTGGTGCTGGTTATCTTCCGCATTGCGCTGCCTTACCTCGTGAAGGATTACGTGAATAAAGTGCTGGACGAACTGCCCGGCTATACCGGCCATGTAAATGATATTGACCTGCACCTGTACCGCGGCGCCTATACCATAAAGGGCCTGGTGCTGGTAGAGGAAAAAGGCAACCCAAAATACCCCTTCCTGCACATCGCACAGACAGACCTCTCACTGGAGTGGAAATCCCTCTTTAAAGGCGAGATAGTGGGGGAGGTGATTATGGAGCGCCCTGTTATGAACATTGTGGAGACGCCGGCCGCGCAGAGTGCCGCCAGGGAACCCACACAGGAGGACTGGACGCAGGTGGTGACAGACCTGATGCCCATTACCATCAACCGCTATGTGATCCACAACGGCAGGCTCGCTTACCTCGACTTCAGCGCCAGCCCCGACGTAAAGCTGCACATCGACAACATGCAGCTGGTGGCGCTAAACCTGGCAAACGTGGAAAACGAAACTACTGCGCTGCCCTCTACTATCCATGTTACCGGGAAATCCGTTGGGGGCGGCACTCTGAAGAGCGACATGCGTGCGAACTTGCTGAAGGAGATGCCCGACCTGGACGTGAACATGCAGCTAACGCAGGTGGACGTGACCAGCCTCAACAGTTTTATAAAGGCCAACGCCGGTTTTGATGTGGAACAGGGCAAGCTGGACATGTACAGCAAAGTGAGGCTGACCGATGGGCAGTTGAACGGCTACATGAAGCCTTTCCTGGAGAACATAAAGGTTCTGAGCTGGAAGAAGGACAAGAAAGAAGACGGGTTCCTGCATGCTGCCAAAGAGGCGGTGATCGGGCTTTTCGCGGAGGCCGTAGAAAACCAGGAAAAAGACCAGATTGCGACGCAGGTGCCCATCTCAGGCAACATCAACAACCCCGATACCGACAACTGGCGCACGTTTGTGAACGTATTGCGCCATGCCTTCGTCGACGCCTTCAACAAAAGCCTGGAAAATGAGGCCAGCCGCGGAAATAAGAAGCAGGAAAAGAAAGACTAG
- a CDS encoding PH domain-containing protein has protein sequence MGLLSGMMGNASEVSIEKITKEFQPILIDGEQIERAYRLIRDMLVFTNKRLILVNRQGLTGSKTDYQSIPYSSIKMFSKESAGIGDLDAELKIWLTGETAPTIKQDFRKGDNINEAYRVLSRHVLK, from the coding sequence ATGGGATTATTAAGCGGAATGATGGGCAACGCCTCCGAGGTGTCTATCGAGAAAATAACAAAAGAGTTTCAACCCATCCTCATTGATGGCGAGCAGATTGAGCGGGCCTACCGGCTGATACGGGACATGCTGGTGTTTACTAACAAGCGCCTCATCCTCGTGAACCGCCAGGGCCTCACCGGCTCCAAAACCGATTACCAGAGCATCCCCTACAGCAGCATCAAGATGTTCTCCAAAGAAAGCGCCGGCATCGGCGACCTGGATGCAGAGCTGAAGATCTGGCTGACCGGAGAAACAGCGCCCACCATCAAACAGGACTTTAGGAAAGGTGACAATATCAATGAGGCCTACCGGGTGCTTAGCCGGCATGTGCTGAAATAG
- the rimO gene encoding 30S ribosomal protein S12 methylthiotransferase RimO produces MKVRTLKKDKVNVITLGCSKNLVDSEVLMGQLRANEIDVAHESDKDDSNIVIVNTCGFIDNAKQESIDTILRYADAKEAGQIDKLYVTGCLSQRYKESLEVEIPQVDAYFGTLELPQLLKKLEADYKHELIGERLLTTPSHYAYFKIAEGCNRPCSFCAIPLMRGKHVDRPIEDLVRDAKRLASMGTKELVLIAQDLTYYGLQHYGERKLADLLRNLSDVNGIEWIRMQYAYPSQFPMEVFDVMNERDNICKYMDMPLQHISDNMLKTMRRGISKRRTIELVDQIRQRVPDIALRTTLIAGHPGETDKDFQELYDWVEETKFDRLGIFTYSHEDNTHSFTLEDDVPEEVKQDRADAIMELQQGISVELNEEKVGKTFKVLFDRKESGYFVGRTQYDSPEVDNEVLVAADNAYVRLGDFANVKITGSSDFDLYGEVVS; encoded by the coding sequence GTGAAAGTAAGAACGCTTAAAAAAGATAAGGTAAACGTAATTACATTGGGTTGTTCCAAAAACCTGGTGGATTCCGAAGTGTTGATGGGGCAGCTGCGTGCCAATGAGATTGACGTGGCGCACGAGTCTGACAAAGACGATTCCAACATAGTGATCGTTAACACCTGCGGCTTTATCGACAACGCCAAGCAGGAGTCTATCGACACCATTCTACGCTACGCCGATGCCAAAGAAGCCGGCCAAATCGACAAGCTGTACGTAACAGGCTGCCTGTCGCAGCGCTACAAGGAATCGCTGGAAGTGGAGATTCCGCAGGTGGACGCCTATTTCGGAACACTGGAATTGCCTCAGCTGCTCAAGAAGCTGGAGGCCGATTACAAGCATGAACTGATCGGGGAGCGCCTGCTAACTACACCATCCCACTACGCTTATTTTAAAATAGCTGAAGGCTGCAACCGCCCCTGCTCTTTCTGCGCCATCCCGCTGATGCGGGGCAAGCACGTGGACCGTCCGATTGAGGACCTGGTGCGCGACGCTAAACGCCTGGCAAGTATGGGCACAAAGGAACTGGTGCTGATTGCCCAGGACCTGACCTACTATGGTTTACAGCACTACGGCGAACGCAAGCTGGCTGATTTGCTTCGCAATCTGTCTGATGTCAACGGCATCGAGTGGATCAGGATGCAGTATGCGTACCCATCGCAATTCCCGATGGAGGTGTTTGACGTGATGAACGAGCGCGACAACATCTGCAAGTACATGGACATGCCGCTGCAGCACATTTCGGACAACATGCTCAAGACCATGCGCCGCGGCATCAGCAAGCGCCGCACCATTGAGCTGGTTGACCAGATTCGCCAGCGCGTGCCGGACATTGCTCTTAGAACCACTCTAATCGCTGGTCACCCAGGCGAAACTGACAAAGACTTCCAGGAACTGTACGATTGGGTAGAAGAGACGAAATTCGACCGTCTCGGCATTTTTACCTACTCCCATGAAGACAACACGCACTCCTTCACGCTGGAGGATGACGTGCCGGAGGAGGTAAAGCAGGACCGTGCTGACGCCATTATGGAGCTGCAGCAGGGCATCTCTGTAGAGCTGAATGAGGAGAAAGTAGGCAAGACCTTCAAAGTGCTTTTCGACCGCAAAGAAAGCGGTTACTTCGTGGGCCGTACCCAGTACGATTCCCCGGAAGTAGACAACGAAGTGCTTGTGGCAGCAGATAACGCTTATGTGCGCCTTGGTGATTTCGCTAACGTAAAAATCACCGGTTCTTCTGACTTCGATTTGTATGGCGAGGTGGTAAGTTAG
- the bshC gene encoding bacillithiol biosynthesis cysteine-adding enzyme BshC: MEVQTMKITKMDYAATGAFSDTVRDYLCCSEQLQPFYNHFPTLEAFEAQLKEKSFSEAQRQTLHQALQEQYTSLSDIHPKVQQNIDLLLQPNTFTITTGHQLNIFTGPLYFVYKIVTAINTCKQLQERYPDYNFVPVYWMATEDHDFAEINHFNLFGKKYTWETDQTGAVGRFSLEDMEPLLAELPEAYPIFEEAYRNSRNLADATRAITHALFGEYGLVSIDGDHAELKKALLPVVEKELTEQLSNKLVEEASAQLEEAGYKPQVYSREINLFYLTDTLRERLVQEDDTYKVLNTDTSFTLEEIRQEAQAHPERFSPNVILRPLYEELILPNLAYIGGGAEVAYWFQLKALFAAYNVAFPVLMLRNSALYISRSNANRMHKLGLEPQELFQEYQELKKQLSAQIHEEDIDLTAQRKAVAAAFAEVEKLAKEIDPTLVKAVGAEEQKAHNALQMLEKKISKARDNKHEQTFKQLENLKDKLFPGGSLQERKDNLLSYTTNNPDFIPALVEAFDPLEFKFTILEEE; the protein is encoded by the coding sequence ATGGAAGTACAGACAATGAAAATAACAAAGATGGATTATGCCGCCACTGGCGCATTTTCTGATACCGTGCGCGACTATCTCTGTTGTAGCGAGCAGCTGCAACCGTTTTACAACCACTTCCCAACCCTCGAGGCTTTCGAGGCCCAGCTAAAGGAGAAAAGCTTTAGTGAAGCACAGCGGCAAACGCTGCACCAGGCACTGCAGGAGCAATATACTTCCCTCTCCGATATCCACCCAAAGGTGCAGCAGAACATCGACCTGCTGCTGCAGCCCAATACCTTCACCATCACCACCGGCCACCAGCTTAACATCTTTACCGGTCCGCTATACTTCGTTTACAAAATCGTTACAGCCATCAACACCTGCAAACAACTGCAGGAGCGCTACCCGGACTACAACTTCGTGCCGGTGTACTGGATGGCCACCGAAGACCACGACTTTGCCGAGATCAACCACTTTAACCTGTTCGGGAAGAAGTATACTTGGGAGACGGACCAGACCGGAGCTGTTGGCAGATTCTCGCTGGAAGACATGGAGCCACTGCTGGCAGAACTGCCGGAGGCATACCCAATTTTTGAGGAGGCCTACCGCAACAGCAGGAACCTGGCTGATGCCACGCGCGCTATTACACATGCGCTGTTTGGCGAGTACGGCCTGGTAAGTATTGACGGTGACCATGCCGAACTGAAAAAGGCGCTGCTACCGGTGGTAGAGAAGGAGCTGACAGAACAGCTGTCGAACAAATTGGTGGAGGAGGCGAGTGCGCAACTGGAAGAAGCAGGCTATAAACCGCAAGTATACTCGCGCGAGATAAACCTGTTTTACCTGACCGATACACTGCGTGAGCGCCTTGTGCAGGAAGACGACACCTATAAAGTACTTAACACCGACACCAGCTTTACGCTGGAGGAGATCCGGCAGGAAGCACAGGCGCACCCGGAGCGCTTCAGCCCGAATGTGATTCTGCGGCCGCTGTACGAAGAGCTTATACTTCCAAACCTGGCTTACATTGGCGGTGGCGCAGAGGTAGCCTACTGGTTTCAGCTTAAAGCGCTGTTTGCCGCCTATAATGTGGCTTTCCCGGTGCTGATGCTGCGCAACTCTGCCCTCTACATAAGCCGCAGCAATGCCAACCGCATGCACAAATTAGGGCTGGAGCCGCAGGAGCTGTTCCAGGAGTACCAGGAGCTGAAAAAGCAGCTATCTGCCCAGATTCACGAAGAGGATATTGACCTGACCGCACAGCGCAAAGCCGTGGCCGCCGCTTTTGCCGAAGTGGAGAAGCTGGCGAAGGAGATTGACCCCACGCTGGTAAAGGCCGTGGGAGCCGAGGAGCAGAAAGCGCATAACGCCCTGCAGATGCTGGAGAAGAAGATCTCCAAGGCACGCGACAACAAGCACGAGCAGACCTTTAAGCAACTCGAGAACCTGAAGGATAAGCTGTTCCCGGGCGGCAGCCTGCAGGAGCGCAAAGATAACCTGCTCTCTTACACCACAAACAACCCCGACTTCATACCTGCCCTGGTAGAGGCTTTTGATCCGCTGGAATTTAAGTTTACGATATTGGAGGAGGAGTAA
- the rpmG gene encoding 50S ribosomal protein L33 yields the protein MAKKAKGNRIQVIMECTEHKASGLPGTSRYITTKNRKNTPERLELKKFNPVMRKVTVHKEIK from the coding sequence ATGGCTAAAAAAGCAAAAGGTAATAGAATCCAGGTTATTATGGAGTGCACAGAGCACAAAGCTTCTGGCCTACCTGGAACTTCAAGGTACATCACTACCAAAAACAGAAAGAACACACCTGAGCGCCTGGAGCTTAAGAAGTTCAACCCTGTGATGAGAAAAGTAACTGTACACAAAGAAATTAAATAA
- a CDS encoding endonuclease/exonuclease/phosphatase family protein yields MKKAAIILIQAVGTFTILASALPLLTFEEWYVRVFDFPRMQLLAMALLSLVLFLWLGTRHRKRDKALLAGLGLAVVYQAINIFPYTALAPVQVKQAEEDSTPQNELSILVSNVLMPNKNHYALISLIQNLNPDMLLLLESDSVWQEALATTTAKYPYRIEIPLANTYGMHLYSQLPLRQKRIRYLLEKDIPSIKTYVKLRNGVWVELHAVHPKPPVPMEDPNSKKRDAEIVLVASDISDSKYPVVVAGDFNDVAWSRTTALFQEVSGLLDPRVGRGLFSTFNANYPMLRWPLDHVFHSDHFKLVQIERLPYINSDHFPIYIKLSFAPENEYEQEEPEADEDTHEEAIETIQEGVEEAKKN; encoded by the coding sequence ATGAAGAAAGCAGCGATTATTTTAATTCAAGCCGTAGGTACTTTCACCATACTTGCCTCGGCTTTACCGCTGCTTACGTTCGAGGAGTGGTACGTAAGGGTTTTCGATTTCCCACGCATGCAGCTCCTTGCCATGGCGCTGCTTAGCCTGGTGCTGTTCCTGTGGCTCGGCACGCGGCACCGCAAGCGCGACAAGGCTCTTCTCGCAGGGCTGGGGCTTGCCGTTGTTTACCAAGCCATCAATATTTTCCCGTATACGGCACTTGCTCCTGTGCAGGTAAAGCAGGCAGAAGAGGACAGCACACCGCAAAATGAGCTGAGTATTTTGGTATCGAACGTGCTCATGCCAAATAAAAATCACTACGCGCTGATCTCCCTTATCCAGAACCTGAACCCGGATATGCTACTGCTGCTGGAGTCTGACTCGGTGTGGCAGGAAGCCCTTGCAACCACTACGGCCAAGTATCCCTACCGCATCGAGATCCCGCTGGCTAATACATATGGTATGCACCTGTACAGCCAGCTGCCATTGCGACAGAAAAGAATTCGCTACCTGCTGGAGAAGGACATCCCCTCTATCAAAACATATGTAAAACTCCGGAACGGCGTTTGGGTTGAACTGCATGCCGTGCACCCGAAGCCTCCCGTCCCGATGGAGGACCCGAACTCAAAGAAACGTGATGCTGAGATTGTGCTGGTGGCCAGTGATATTTCGGACTCAAAGTACCCCGTGGTGGTGGCCGGCGATTTTAATGATGTGGCGTGGTCGCGCACTACGGCGCTTTTCCAGGAAGTAAGCGGCCTGCTGGACCCACGCGTGGGCAGAGGGCTTTTCAGCACCTTTAACGCAAATTACCCGATGCTGCGCTGGCCCCTCGACCACGTCTTCCACTCTGATCATTTTAAGCTGGTGCAAATAGAGCGGCTGCCGTACATCAACTCCGACCATTTTCCCATCTACATCAAGCTAAGCTTTGCGCCTGAAAACGAGTACGAGCAGGAAGAGCCGGAAGCGGACGAGGACACGCATGAAGAGGCCATCGAAACAATACAGGAAGGGGTAGAAGAGGCAAAGAAGAACTAG
- the ftsY gene encoding signal recognition particle-docking protein FtsY: MGIFDFFGKEKKKESLDKGLEKSKSNFFGQLSKAVMGKSTVDVEVLDELEEILVHADVGVETTVKIIDRIEKRVARDKYVSTDELDRILREEIAALLEENKAGDGANFELPAGIKPYVIMVVGVNGVGKTTTIGKLASQFQKAGKQVVLGAADTFRAAAVDQLIIWGERVGVPVISHGMNTDPASVAYDAVKKGVEMNADVVIIDTAGRLHNKVGLMNELSKIKRVMQKVTEDTPHEVLLVLDGSTGQNALLQAREFTKATDVTALAITKLDGTAKGGVVIGISDEFKIPVKYIGVGEKIEDLQLFDKNAFVEAFFSRK; encoded by the coding sequence ATGGGAATTTTTGACTTTTTTGGTAAAGAGAAGAAAAAAGAATCGCTGGACAAAGGACTCGAGAAATCCAAGAGCAACTTTTTTGGCCAGCTGAGCAAAGCCGTAATGGGCAAGTCCACGGTAGACGTGGAGGTGCTCGATGAGTTGGAGGAGATCCTGGTACATGCCGATGTGGGGGTAGAGACGACAGTGAAGATCATCGACCGCATCGAGAAGCGCGTGGCCCGCGACAAGTACGTGAGTACCGACGAGCTGGATCGTATCCTGCGTGAGGAGATCGCGGCGCTGCTGGAAGAGAACAAAGCCGGCGACGGTGCCAACTTTGAGCTGCCTGCGGGCATCAAACCTTATGTGATTATGGTGGTGGGCGTGAACGGTGTGGGTAAAACCACGACCATCGGCAAACTCGCCTCCCAGTTTCAGAAAGCAGGAAAGCAGGTGGTACTCGGTGCCGCCGATACTTTCCGGGCTGCCGCGGTAGACCAGTTGATCATTTGGGGAGAGCGCGTGGGTGTGCCGGTGATATCGCATGGCATGAACACCGACCCGGCTTCTGTGGCTTATGATGCAGTGAAGAAAGGCGTGGAGATGAATGCCGATGTGGTGATTATCGACACAGCCGGTCGACTGCACAACAAGGTGGGCCTGATGAACGAGCTTTCGAAAATAAAGCGCGTGATGCAGAAGGTAACAGAAGACACGCCGCACGAGGTACTGCTGGTGCTGGATGGCAGCACAGGCCAGAATGCCCTGCTGCAGGCCCGCGAGTTTACCAAGGCAACCGATGTAACGGCACTGGCCATTACCAAACTGGATGGCACAGCCAAAGGCGGTGTGGTGATCGGTATTTCAGATGAGTTCAAGATTCCGGTGAAATATATCGGAGTTGGCGAGAAAATTGAGGACCTGCAACTGTTCGACAAGAACGCGTTTGTAGAGGCTTTCTTTTCACGTAAATAA
- a CDS encoding endonuclease domain-containing protein, with protein sequence MRKDQLHSIPTLKEQRAILRNNLTPAEEELWRLLRKHKLNGLKFRRQHSIGGYIVDFYCASLKLVIEVDGSVHDTEEAMANDKARYETLQHLGYKIMRIRNSDVFDSPEHVLKRITAAT encoded by the coding sequence ATGAGGAAAGACCAGTTGCATAGCATTCCGACCCTAAAAGAGCAGCGGGCAATTTTGCGTAATAATTTGACACCCGCGGAGGAAGAGCTTTGGAGGCTGCTACGAAAGCATAAGCTGAATGGGCTTAAGTTCAGAAGACAACATAGTATAGGCGGCTATATCGTGGACTTCTACTGCGCGTCCTTGAAATTAGTCATCGAAGTGGATGGTTCTGTGCACGACACAGAGGAAGCTATGGCCAATGACAAAGCGAGGTATGAAACACTGCAACATTTAGGTTATAAAATTATGCGCATCAGAAACAGCGACGTATTTGATTCTCCAGAGCATGTCTTAAAACGTATAACTGCAGCAACTTAA
- a CDS encoding DUF4295 domain-containing protein — MAKKVVATLKTATGKDWAKVIKAVRSPKTGAYSFREEMVPVDKVQEFLARK; from the coding sequence ATGGCTAAGAAGGTAGTTGCAACCCTAAAAACCGCTACAGGTAAAGACTGGGCAAAAGTGATTAAGGCCGTAAGATCTCCTAAGACTGGTGCTTACAGCTTTAGAGAAGAAATGGTGCCTGTTGATAAAGTACAGGAGTTCCTTGCTAGAAAATAA
- a CDS encoding DUF5522 domain-containing protein has translation MSQKLTEGEDFYFNAQGLMVLTAKYLLKRGYCCKNACTNCPYGFRKEQKAAGKQPG, from the coding sequence TTGAGCCAGAAGTTAACAGAGGGAGAAGACTTTTACTTTAATGCGCAGGGCCTGATGGTACTCACGGCCAAGTACCTGCTCAAGCGGGGGTACTGCTGCAAAAACGCCTGCACGAACTGCCCCTACGGCTTCCGAAAAGAGCAGAAGGCGGCAGGAAAGCAGCCCGGCTAA
- a CDS encoding aldo/keto reductase — protein MEYRKIGASDLELSVVTFGAWAAGGWMWGGTERKDSVEAIRASYDLGVTSIDTAPIYGQGTSEEIVGEAIKGLPRDKVQILTKYGMRWDLNKGALAMKSQDNNGREIDVHKYAGRESIIKECEDSLRRLGTDYIDLYQIHWPDVTTPIEETMETVAQLIKEGKVRQAGVCNYSVEQMREAEKYVQLVSNQVPYSMVKRGIEEDVVPYCLEHNKAILAYSSLERGLLTGKMKPGYTFSEGDHRANLYFFQDENLERTDAFLQKIKPLAEDKNATLAQLVIRWTVEQPGITIALVGARNAQQATQNAKALHVKLSPDEISFITEELNKLELVKP, from the coding sequence ATGGAATATAGAAAGATTGGCGCATCAGATTTAGAGTTATCTGTGGTAACATTTGGGGCATGGGCAGCAGGTGGCTGGATGTGGGGCGGCACCGAGCGGAAGGATTCAGTGGAAGCCATCCGGGCCTCTTATGATTTGGGCGTTACCTCCATCGACACGGCCCCCATTTACGGCCAGGGCACCAGCGAAGAAATAGTGGGCGAGGCCATCAAGGGCTTGCCCCGCGACAAAGTACAGATACTAACCAAGTATGGCATGCGCTGGGACCTGAACAAAGGCGCGCTCGCCATGAAAAGCCAGGACAACAATGGCCGCGAGATAGATGTGCACAAGTATGCCGGCCGCGAAAGCATCATCAAGGAGTGCGAAGACAGCCTGCGCCGCCTCGGCACCGACTATATCGACCTGTACCAGATCCATTGGCCTGACGTGACTACACCCATTGAGGAGACAATGGAAACGGTGGCGCAGCTGATAAAGGAAGGCAAAGTGCGCCAGGCCGGTGTCTGCAACTACAGTGTGGAGCAGATGCGGGAGGCGGAGAAGTATGTGCAGTTGGTATCGAACCAGGTGCCCTACAGTATGGTGAAGCGCGGCATTGAGGAGGACGTGGTGCCTTACTGCCTGGAGCACAACAAGGCCATACTTGCCTACAGCTCCCTGGAGCGTGGCCTGCTAACAGGTAAAATGAAACCCGGCTATACTTTCAGCGAAGGCGATCACCGCGCCAATTTATACTTCTTTCAGGATGAGAACCTGGAGCGCACCGATGCATTCCTGCAGAAAATAAAGCCTCTGGCCGAGGACAAAAATGCTACGCTGGCGCAGCTGGTCATCCGATGGACCGTGGAGCAACCGGGCATCACCATCGCCCTGGTTGGTGCCCGCAACGCCCAACAGGCCACACAAAACGCCAAGGCCCTGCACGTAAAATTAAGCCCGGACGAGATCAGCTTTATCACCGAAGAACTGAACAAACTGGAGCTAGTGAAACCTTAA
- a CDS encoding 5-formyltetrahydrofolate cyclo-ligase: MLKEDLRRSMLLKRRAMPADEVQRCSVSIAGQFFRHFELQAGQTVHVFLPIIKNNEVNTWLIIERLWLEQPQVRIVVPVTDVEQNLLTHHHLTNEAILVENNWGIPEPQDAQIIHAQEVDIVLIPLLAFDRTGHRVGYGKGFYDRFLADCRPDVLKVGLSLEQPVERISDLNKYDVPLDAVVMPDWVWEAKS, encoded by the coding sequence ATGCTGAAGGAAGACCTGCGCAGGAGTATGCTGCTAAAGCGGCGGGCAATGCCCGCTGACGAGGTGCAGCGCTGCAGTGTAAGCATTGCCGGGCAGTTCTTCCGGCACTTTGAGTTGCAGGCGGGACAAACGGTACACGTGTTCCTGCCCATCATCAAAAATAACGAAGTAAACACCTGGCTTATAATTGAGCGGCTGTGGCTGGAGCAACCCCAGGTGCGCATTGTGGTGCCGGTAACCGATGTGGAGCAGAACCTGCTCACGCACCACCACCTCACCAACGAGGCCATACTTGTAGAAAACAACTGGGGCATTCCGGAGCCGCAGGATGCCCAAATCATACATGCGCAGGAGGTGGACATCGTACTGATTCCGTTGCTGGCCTTCGACAGAACCGGCCACCGCGTGGGCTATGGCAAAGGCTTCTACGATCGTTTCCTGGCCGATTGCCGCCCGGATGTGCTGAAGGTGGGCTTATCGTTAGAGCAGCCAGTGGAGCGCATTTCTGACCTGAACAAGTATGATGTGCCGCTGGATGCGGTGGTGATGCCGGATTGGGTTTGGGAAGCCAAAAGCTAG